From Bacteroides sp., the proteins below share one genomic window:
- a CDS encoding NUDIX domain-containing protein — MSSYGHFVIRVYGLGIYDDHLLVVDEFWFDTFMTKFPGGGLEYGEGTIDCLKRECMEEFGQEVKVLEHFYTTDFFQETRFLPGKQLISIYYVMEIKSPQKIKVSSKKFDFEKKEGSMSFRWLPLDHLSPNELTLPIDKLVTEKLLIWQKKKQ, encoded by the coding sequence ATGTCTTCCTACGGTCATTTTGTTATTCGTGTTTATGGGCTTGGGATATACGATGATCATCTGCTTGTGGTGGATGAGTTCTGGTTTGATACTTTTATGACCAAATTTCCTGGTGGCGGGCTTGAATATGGGGAAGGAACCATCGATTGCTTGAAAAGAGAATGCATGGAAGAGTTTGGTCAGGAAGTAAAAGTACTGGAACATTTTTATACCACGGATTTTTTCCAGGAGACAAGATTTCTACCTGGCAAGCAATTGATCAGCATTTATTATGTGATGGAAATTAAAAGCCCGCAGAAGATCAAAGTCAGTTCCAAAAAATTTGATTTTGAGAAAAAGGAAGGCTCCATGTCCTTTCGATGGCTGCCACTAGACCATCTAAGCCCAAACGAGTTAACCCTGCCTATTGATAAACTGGTGACGGAAAAGCTTTTGATCTGGCAGAAGAAAAAGCAGTAA
- the mnmD gene encoding tRNA (5-methylaminomethyl-2-thiouridine)(34)-methyltransferase MnmD, translated as MGKGFQRRIIKTDDGSHSLELVGQGEHYHSTFGAVQESRHVFIQRGLLSLPHKETPIHILEVGFGTGLNALLTFIESQNQGIQVHYFTLEPFPLEREEYEVLNYPQILEQGKYAACFEAFHQCEWDKPVEIAKGFSFHKTRYGLKEAKLSSGFFDLVYFDAFGPDTQPELWEQALFEKVFNAMHSAGVLVTYCAKGMVKRALRACGFTIERLPGPPGKREMTRAVKP; from the coding sequence ATGGGAAAAGGGTTTCAGCGAAGGATCATTAAGACAGACGATGGCTCACACTCCCTTGAGTTGGTGGGCCAAGGCGAACATTATCATTCCACATTTGGTGCGGTGCAGGAAAGCCGGCATGTATTTATTCAGCGCGGCCTGCTTAGCCTCCCCCATAAGGAAACCCCTATTCATATTCTTGAGGTGGGATTTGGAACGGGCTTGAATGCCCTTCTTACCTTTATTGAATCACAAAACCAGGGTATTCAGGTTCATTATTTTACACTTGAGCCTTTTCCGCTGGAGAGGGAAGAATACGAAGTGCTGAATTATCCTCAAATCCTTGAACAAGGCAAATATGCTGCCTGTTTTGAAGCTTTTCATCAATGCGAATGGGATAAGCCGGTAGAGATTGCCAAGGGTTTTTCTTTTCATAAGACCCGGTATGGTCTGAAAGAAGCCAAACTGTCCTCAGGATTTTTTGACTTGGTTTATTTTGATGCCTTTGGCCCTGACACCCAACCCGAATTATGGGAGCAGGCCTTATTCGAAAAGGTCTTCAACGCCATGCACTCGGCTGGGGTGCTTGTCACCTATTGTGCAAAAGGGATGGTTAAAAGAGCCCTCCGGGCTTGCGGCTTTACCATTGAAAGACTTCCAGGACCTCCAGGGAAAAGGGAGATGACCCGGGCCGTGAAACCTTAG
- a CDS encoding AMP-binding protein — protein MEHKSLPQLFETSVKKFPDNVLLWEKKTTEYRGMTYQETYERVLQLAAGFLTLNLEKGDRVALVSEGRNDWVIGELALFYCNAASVPLSVKLEEPGDLIFRISHSGCKGVIVSGNHKQKIFNIIDQLPTVEFILLLDAPEEAIAEPALKDKVVVIDDLIEKGDGYLREHREELEEIKNSIEPDDHANICYTSGTTADPKGIILTHKNYLCNVEQGSAIFDVPSYYTSLHILPWDHSFAHTVGIYALIRNGASLASVKVGRTANETLRNVPICIKEVKPYFLLSVPALAKNFRKNIEKGVRDKGKFAWSLFSFGIKVAYTFNQEGFNKGQGWRIILKPLYSLMDTILFKKIRENFGGRLRFFVGGGALLDIELQRFFYAIGIPMYQGYGLTEASPIISSNTPDFHKLGSSGKVVPWLDLKICSDDGRELPIGEQGEIVIRGDNVMAGYWGNEKATRETIRDGWLYTGDLGYLDKDGYLYVLGRSKSLLIGSDGEKYSPEGIEEAMVEQIPFFDQVMLYNNQNQYTVALVVINKAKLKEFLQKHKLIIDTESGQTAALVKMRAEIDRFMPGGDFGGMFPARWLPAAVAFLDEPFSEQNKLMNSTMKIVRPAIVKYHKETLDYLYSPEGKELLNPKNMEVIAQLS, from the coding sequence ATGGAACATAAGAGTCTACCTCAACTATTTGAAACAAGTGTAAAGAAATTTCCCGACAACGTGTTGTTGTGGGAGAAGAAAACCACAGAATACCGTGGTATGACTTACCAGGAAACCTATGAGCGGGTACTTCAGTTGGCAGCAGGGTTCCTGACCCTTAACCTGGAAAAAGGAGACCGTGTGGCCTTGGTCTCGGAAGGCAGGAACGACTGGGTCATTGGAGAACTTGCTCTCTTTTATTGCAATGCCGCCAGTGTTCCGCTTTCAGTTAAACTGGAAGAACCCGGTGATTTGATCTTTCGTATCAGCCATTCTGGCTGCAAGGGCGTGATTGTTTCGGGCAATCATAAGCAAAAGATCTTTAATATCATAGATCAGTTGCCAACCGTTGAATTCATTCTTTTGCTGGATGCCCCTGAAGAGGCGATAGCTGAACCAGCCTTGAAAGATAAGGTGGTTGTGATTGACGATCTGATTGAAAAAGGGGATGGGTATCTGAGGGAGCACCGGGAAGAGCTGGAAGAAATTAAGAACAGTATTGAACCAGATGACCATGCAAATATTTGCTATACTTCAGGGACTACTGCTGATCCGAAAGGGATCATTCTGACACATAAAAATTACTTGTGCAATGTAGAACAGGGTTCAGCCATTTTTGATGTGCCTTCTTACTATACTTCCCTTCATATTCTGCCCTGGGACCATAGTTTTGCCCACACGGTAGGTATTTATGCCCTGATTCGCAACGGTGCCAGCCTGGCTTCAGTAAAAGTGGGCCGTACGGCCAACGAAACCCTTCGCAATGTGCCCATCTGCATCAAGGAAGTGAAGCCTTATTTTCTGCTAAGTGTTCCTGCTTTGGCAAAGAATTTCCGCAAAAACATTGAAAAGGGTGTTAGGGACAAAGGGAAGTTTGCCTGGTCATTGTTTAGTTTTGGCATAAAGGTGGCATATACTTTCAACCAGGAAGGATTTAATAAAGGGCAGGGCTGGCGGATCATTCTTAAGCCGCTTTACAGCCTGATGGATACCATTTTGTTTAAAAAGATACGGGAAAACTTTGGGGGCAGGCTTCGTTTCTTTGTTGGCGGAGGTGCCTTGCTTGACATTGAGTTGCAGCGTTTCTTTTATGCCATAGGCATTCCAATGTACCAGGGTTATGGTCTGACGGAAGCTTCGCCGATCATTTCTTCGAATACGCCAGATTTTCACAAACTGGGCTCTTCGGGGAAGGTGGTTCCCTGGCTCGACCTGAAGATCTGCAGTGATGATGGCCGGGAATTGCCCATCGGCGAACAGGGTGAGATTGTGATCCGCGGCGATAATGTTATGGCAGGTTATTGGGGTAACGAAAAGGCCACCCGGGAAACCATTCGCGATGGGTGGCTGTATACAGGTGATTTGGGTTACCTGGACAAAGATGGCTATCTCTATGTTTTGGGGCGTAGTAAAAGTTTGCTCATTGGCAGTGACGGTGAGAAATACAGTCCCGAAGGCATTGAAGAAGCAATGGTAGAGCAGATCCCGTTCTTTGACCAGGTGATGCTTTATAACAACCAGAACCAGTATACGGTGGCCTTGGTGGTGATCAATAAAGCCAAGCTGAAGGAATTCCTTCAGAAGCATAAATTGATTATTGATACAGAATCGGGTCAGACGGCTGCTTTAGTGAAAATGCGTGCAGAGATTGATCGCTTTATGCCAGGCGGAGACTTTGGCGGAATGTTTCCTGCCAGATGGCTGCCGGCTGCTGTAGCATTCCTCGATGAGCCTTTCTCTGAGCAGAATAAGCTGATGAACAGTACGATGAAAATTGTACGCCCGGCCATTGTAAAATACCATAAGGAAACGCTGGATTATCTTTACTCACCAGAGGGCAAGGAATTACTGAACCCCAAAAATATGGAAGTGATTGCCCAGCTGAGTTAA
- a CDS encoding biotin/lipoyl-containing protein — MSYEVKLNNRIANIELLSRQDNKVLVSVDGKEFELDFVKISNVSYSVIYQNKSFNIELIPANGGIKRFVVNTLKNSFEVEIIDAEAKYLASRKKGQDDDGESVVSAPIPGKVVRLLVKEDEAVEAGQTLVIISAMKMESEFKAKKAGRISEIKVVEGQTVEARQPLVVIEYTDVE, encoded by the coding sequence ATGTCATACGAGGTAAAATTGAATAACCGGATAGCCAACATTGAGTTGCTAAGCCGGCAAGATAACAAAGTACTGGTTTCGGTTGACGGTAAAGAATTTGAGCTTGATTTTGTTAAGATCAGCAATGTCAGTTATTCAGTCATATACCAGAACAAGTCCTTTAACATTGAATTGATTCCAGCCAATGGCGGGATCAAAAGATTTGTTGTTAACACCCTGAAGAACTCATTTGAAGTAGAGATCATTGATGCTGAAGCCAAATACCTTGCCAGTCGAAAGAAAGGTCAGGATGATGATGGTGAAAGTGTCGTTTCTGCGCCCATTCCCGGGAAAGTGGTCAGGTTACTGGTCAAGGAAGATGAAGCTGTTGAAGCCGGTCAAACCCTTGTAATCATCTCAGCCATGAAAATGGAGAGTGAATTTAAGGCGAAGAAAGCCGGAAGGATAAGCGAAATCAAGGTTGTCGAGGGACAAACCGTTGAGGCTCGCCAGCCTTTGGTGGTCATTGAATATACAGATGTTGAATAA
- a CDS encoding AAA family ATPase, with protein sequence MFASRFSFSNGPIFPQSDIDKQFWQKNEPVGFVCYANSVWVMSNALDFSSAEQSWLINPEFPEKEINDIIHKGHAITWLTWQNDVWVVFSTPEKVYGNQKIVTGRKFPESDINKLARKGYFVTNISYGQQQWVLVCSQGTGIHEQRISTSREFPEQGLQQAWDDGYDVWQLAHGKGLWDRDLHVLIGIKGLPFQGQHWFTANDFPEQGFREKLKEGFRLSFANYVGDRWFIMMSLPPEGFEQLKAQRNAEAAIEELEQMQSQTMAAEVAENPQEQDGVNPDYAGIPQTAIDYDNTAYKFYQEEKYDKALKYCKKAIETAPAFALSHNRMGLIYSIQEEMDKARACFKKAFTLMPKEMAYLENYVTSLEDKKDEEVFNIVVSTKKKLFQKYEPSEKEYWSMLGTLCYDFEDFENAIFFYKLGLKKYPSNNYLKEMLADAEREKAKSAAGNGIKEQAGQTAGISNTGIDADSQASLEETLRELNGLIGMTRIKQEVNKMLKEHKILMRRKEMGIESGQKSWHAVFEGSPGTGKTTVARLMAQIFKSLGILKKGHLVEVDRSQLVSNYIGDTAIKTNKVIDSALDGVLFIDEAYALTPSSNSDFSQEAIDTLIKRMDADRDRLVVFMAGYPEEMKELIASNSGFESRVKNFFHFEDFQPDELLAIFKTMAEKNQFDLTEEAEAKLERYFDFIFRSKDNNFGNARLVRNLFEKVTSQQAFRLADLPDVNDNELMHIIEEDITEVVKHDFDDNKEVPLETILDELNDLVGLDSVKEDVSRLAKHMKVARKRVERNLPVEPIMLHSVFVGPPGTGKTTVARLMGRIFRSLGLLAKGHVVEVDRSGLVGRYVGETAQKTTKVIDSAMDGILFIDEAYSLAGGGESDFGPEAIQTLLKRIEDDRERLAVILAGYPKEMENFFDSNTGLQSRFSRTFEFKDYNPLELKDIFCRIAKAKNYLLSPEAEQAVLGIMEEAFQNRDRHFGNGRMARNLFEKAIQNQSDRIVELEDISNEEFITIHAEDILKAAPDKKQAPGEDTRREIGFRK encoded by the coding sequence ATGTTTGCATCCCGCTTTTCTTTTTCCAATGGCCCCATCTTTCCGCAATCTGATATTGACAAGCAATTCTGGCAAAAGAATGAGCCTGTCGGTTTTGTTTGTTATGCCAACAGCGTTTGGGTCATGTCAAATGCACTGGATTTCAGCAGTGCAGAGCAATCCTGGCTAATCAATCCAGAATTTCCTGAAAAGGAAATAAACGATATCATTCATAAAGGGCATGCCATAACCTGGCTCACATGGCAAAATGATGTTTGGGTTGTATTCTCCACACCCGAAAAAGTTTATGGAAATCAAAAGATTGTGACTGGGCGGAAATTCCCCGAAAGTGACATCAACAAACTAGCCCGTAAAGGGTATTTTGTCACCAATATTTCCTATGGGCAACAGCAATGGGTGTTAGTCTGCTCCCAAGGTACCGGCATTCATGAACAGCGAATTTCCACCTCCAGGGAGTTTCCCGAGCAAGGCCTTCAGCAGGCTTGGGACGATGGTTATGATGTATGGCAACTGGCTCATGGAAAAGGTCTATGGGATCGCGACCTGCATGTGCTGATTGGCATCAAAGGTCTGCCCTTTCAAGGTCAACACTGGTTTACTGCCAATGATTTCCCGGAGCAAGGTTTCCGCGAGAAATTAAAGGAGGGTTTCCGGCTCAGTTTCGCAAACTATGTTGGTGATCGTTGGTTCATAATGATGTCATTACCACCGGAAGGCTTCGAACAATTGAAGGCGCAGCGGAATGCTGAGGCAGCCATTGAGGAGCTGGAACAAATGCAATCACAGACTATGGCTGCTGAAGTGGCAGAGAACCCGCAGGAACAAGATGGGGTGAATCCGGATTATGCCGGCATTCCCCAAACAGCCATTGATTATGACAATACCGCCTATAAATTTTATCAGGAAGAAAAGTACGACAAAGCCCTGAAATATTGTAAGAAGGCGATAGAGACAGCTCCTGCCTTTGCGCTTTCCCACAACCGTATGGGGCTCATTTATTCCATTCAGGAAGAAATGGATAAGGCCAGGGCATGTTTTAAAAAGGCTTTTACCCTGATGCCAAAAGAAATGGCTTACCTGGAAAATTATGTTACCTCCCTGGAAGACAAAAAAGACGAAGAAGTATTCAACATTGTGGTCTCTACCAAGAAGAAGCTGTTCCAGAAATACGAACCTTCAGAAAAAGAATACTGGTCAATGCTGGGAACGCTTTGTTATGATTTTGAAGACTTTGAAAATGCCATCTTCTTTTATAAGCTTGGCCTGAAAAAGTATCCATCTAATAATTATTTAAAGGAAATGCTTGCAGATGCTGAGCGGGAAAAGGCAAAAAGCGCTGCAGGGAATGGAATTAAAGAACAAGCGGGCCAAACTGCCGGAATATCCAATACAGGTATTGATGCGGATTCTCAGGCAAGCCTTGAAGAGACCCTCAGAGAGCTCAATGGCCTCATCGGGATGACCCGAATCAAGCAGGAAGTGAATAAAATGCTCAAGGAGCATAAGATCCTGATGAGGCGCAAGGAAATGGGCATAGAAAGTGGACAAAAATCCTGGCATGCTGTATTTGAAGGCTCGCCAGGAACAGGGAAGACAACCGTTGCCCGCTTAATGGCACAGATTTTCAAATCGTTGGGAATCCTTAAAAAGGGCCACCTGGTAGAAGTAGATCGCAGTCAACTTGTATCAAATTATATTGGCGATACGGCCATCAAAACAAACAAGGTCATTGATTCGGCCCTCGACGGCGTGCTTTTCATTGACGAGGCCTACGCCCTGACGCCCTCCTCAAATAGCGACTTCAGTCAGGAAGCCATTGACACCCTCATCAAACGTATGGACGCTGACCGCGACCGCCTCGTGGTGTTTATGGCAGGATATCCCGAGGAGATGAAAGAACTCATTGCCTCCAACAGCGGTTTTGAATCAAGAGTAAAGAATTTCTTTCACTTTGAGGATTTCCAGCCCGATGAACTCCTGGCCATTTTCAAAACCATGGCCGAAAAAAACCAGTTCGATTTAACCGAAGAAGCTGAAGCAAAACTTGAACGGTATTTTGATTTCATTTTCCGCTCAAAGGACAACAACTTTGGCAACGCACGCCTGGTCCGTAACCTTTTTGAGAAGGTCACCTCACAGCAAGCCTTCAGGCTGGCTGACCTCCCCGATGTAAATGACAATGAGCTTATGCACATCATTGAAGAAGACATCACCGAAGTGGTGAAGCATGATTTCGACGACAACAAAGAGGTGCCACTGGAAACGATCCTGGATGAGCTGAATGACCTCGTTGGACTGGATTCTGTAAAGGAAGACGTATCACGCCTTGCCAAGCATATGAAAGTGGCCAGAAAACGCGTGGAACGCAATCTTCCTGTTGAGCCCATCATGCTTCATTCTGTTTTTGTTGGCCCTCCCGGAACAGGGAAGACTACCGTTGCCAGGCTGATGGGAAGGATCTTCCGCTCGCTGGGTTTGCTGGCCAAGGGGCATGTGGTAGAGGTTGACCGCTCAGGACTGGTTGGCCGCTATGTGGGTGAAACCGCCCAAAAAACCACCAAGGTAATCGATTCTGCTATGGATGGGATTCTCTTCATCGATGAGGCATATTCCCTGGCCGGAGGCGGTGAAAGCGATTTTGGGCCCGAAGCCATCCAAACCCTCCTTAAGCGTATTGAAGATGACCGCGAACGCCTTGCCGTTATTCTGGCAGGATATCCAAAAGAAATGGAGAACTTCTTTGACTCCAATACCGGGTTGCAATCACGATTCTCAAGAACCTTTGAATTCAAAGACTACAATCCACTGGAGTTGAAGGATATCTTCTGTCGCATTGCCAAGGCCAAAAATTACCTGTTGTCACCCGAAGCAGAACAAGCTGTCCTGGGCATCATGGAAGAAGCCTTCCAAAACCGTGACCGACACTTCGGAAATGGACGCATGGCCCGTAACCTTTTCGAAAAAGCCATTCAGAACCAGTCGGACCGAATTGTCGAACTTGAGGATATCTCTAATGAGGAGTTTATCACCATCCACGCTGAAGACATCCTGAAGGCAGCTCCTGATAAAAAACAAGCGCCGGGTGAGGATACCCGGCGCGAAATTGGTTTCAGAAAATAA
- a CDS encoding S-adenosylmethionine:tRNA ribosyltransferase-isomerase translates to MEKSEQNIPENIAGLRIEEYSYTLPQERIASFPLEQRDQSKLLVSRGGFIIESRFDQIGQFLPAGSLMVLNNTRVVQARLEFFKETGARIEIFCLQPLKPVSDVHLALGLSSPVHWQCLVGNAKRWKSGVLSLENPATGLRLTAEQLDRNGEEFEVVFSWNPPNLSFGEVLELAGQTPLPPYITRKAEEKDKTTYQTVYAKDDGSVAAPTAGLHFTRKVFAELEAKEISTRFLTLHVGAGTFKPVSSETIGGHTMHSEQFLVDRKFLAALANHQGDIVAVGTTSMRTLESLYWLGVKMLQGYKPSDGYVRIEQWEPYMLRVGVSVKESLTAIAAFMDKESLQTIQGETALIIVPEYEFKIVDVLITNFHQPRSTLLLLVAAFAGPAWKKAYDYAMHHGFRFLSYGDSCLFFRKKLH, encoded by the coding sequence GTGGAAAAAAGTGAACAGAACATCCCTGAAAATATTGCTGGTTTAAGGATAGAAGAATACTCCTATACCTTGCCTCAGGAAAGGATTGCTTCCTTTCCTTTGGAACAGCGTGATCAGTCAAAATTACTTGTTTCGCGAGGGGGTTTCATTATTGAGTCCCGTTTTGACCAAATCGGGCAATTTTTGCCTGCCGGAAGCCTTATGGTCCTGAACAACACGCGGGTTGTGCAGGCCAGGCTTGAGTTTTTCAAGGAAACCGGTGCGCGTATTGAGATCTTTTGTTTGCAGCCCCTTAAGCCTGTTTCTGATGTTCATCTGGCCCTGGGGCTCTCCAGCCCAGTGCACTGGCAATGTTTGGTGGGCAATGCAAAAAGGTGGAAGTCGGGTGTTCTTAGCCTGGAGAACCCTGCCACGGGTCTTCGGCTAACAGCAGAGCAATTAGACAGGAATGGAGAAGAGTTTGAGGTTGTTTTTTCGTGGAATCCTCCCAATTTAAGCTTTGGAGAAGTGCTTGAACTGGCCGGGCAAACCCCCTTGCCCCCATATATCACTCGTAAAGCTGAGGAAAAGGATAAAACCACTTATCAGACCGTATATGCAAAAGATGATGGTTCTGTGGCAGCACCTACGGCAGGCTTACATTTTACCCGAAAAGTATTCGCTGAACTGGAGGCAAAGGAAATTTCTACCCGGTTTTTGACCTTACACGTAGGGGCGGGTACCTTTAAGCCGGTTTCATCTGAAACCATAGGCGGGCATACCATGCACAGCGAACAATTTCTGGTTGATCGTAAATTTCTTGCAGCCCTTGCCAACCATCAAGGTGATATCGTTGCTGTGGGCACTACCAGTATGCGAACCCTTGAAAGCCTTTACTGGCTGGGGGTAAAAATGCTTCAGGGGTATAAACCATCTGATGGCTATGTTCGCATTGAGCAATGGGAGCCTTATATGCTAAGGGTAGGAGTTAGTGTTAAGGAATCCTTGACAGCTATTGCCGCCTTTATGGATAAGGAAAGCCTGCAGACGATTCAGGGTGAAACGGCCTTGATCATTGTGCCTGAATATGAATTTAAGATTGTGGATGTATTGATCACAAATTTTCACCAGCCCAGGAGTACCCTTTTGCTCCTTGTGGCTGCCTTTGCCGGACCCGCCTGGAAAAAAGCCTACGATTACGCAATGCACCATGGGTTCCGGTTCCTAAGTTATGGTGATAGTTGCCTGTTCTTTCGGAAAAAATTGCATTAG
- a CDS encoding acyl-CoA carboxylase subunit beta, with amino-acid sequence MSLKEKYRELEEKNRAAELGGGEERIAKIHASGRKTARERIKDLLDPKTFVELDKFIVHRCTDFGMDKQKIEGDGIVTGYGKIDGRLVYVFAQDFTVFGGSLSRTNANKVMKIMDLAMKMGAPIIGLNDSGGARIQEGVESLAGYGDIFYRNVQASGVVPQISAILGPCAGGAVYSPAITDFIFMTRKTSYMFVTGPDVIKTVTHEEVTKEELGGAMTHNAKSGVAHFTADDDQQAMMMIRELLSFLPSNNMEDPPVKPCTDSSHRQDEKLTNLVPEDPNKPYDMKEIITTVVDDNNFFEVQQHFAQNMIIGFARLNGKPVGIVANQPAMLAGVIDINASLKAARFVRFCDSFNIPIVTFEDVPGFLPGTDQEYGGIIKHGAKMLYAYAEATVPKITVITRKAYGGAYIVMSSKHLGGDVNYSYPTGEIAVMGPEGAASILYRDKLDEIQRTQAVADYKSAFCTPFKAAGLGYIDEIIHPRQTRLKLIQALEMCENKRETAPAKKHGNIPL; translated from the coding sequence ATGTCATTGAAAGAGAAATACAGGGAACTTGAAGAGAAGAACCGTGCCGCCGAATTGGGTGGCGGGGAAGAACGCATAGCTAAAATTCACGCTTCGGGGCGCAAAACCGCGCGTGAACGCATTAAAGATCTGTTGGATCCAAAAACATTTGTTGAGCTGGATAAATTTATTGTTCACCGGTGTACAGACTTTGGGATGGACAAGCAAAAGATTGAAGGCGATGGCATTGTAACAGGTTACGGTAAAATTGATGGGCGGCTGGTTTATGTGTTTGCCCAGGATTTCACAGTTTTTGGAGGATCCCTTAGCCGAACCAACGCCAATAAAGTCATGAAGATTATGGACTTGGCCATGAAAATGGGAGCTCCTATCATTGGCCTGAACGACAGTGGGGGTGCCCGCATCCAGGAAGGTGTGGAGAGCCTGGCAGGCTATGGTGATATCTTTTACAGGAATGTTCAGGCCAGCGGAGTAGTTCCCCAAATATCTGCCATTCTGGGTCCCTGCGCAGGAGGCGCTGTGTATTCGCCTGCCATAACAGACTTCATTTTCATGACCCGGAAAACCAGCTATATGTTTGTTACCGGACCTGATGTCATAAAAACGGTTACCCACGAAGAGGTAACCAAGGAAGAGCTGGGCGGGGCTATGACGCATAATGCCAAAAGCGGGGTGGCACACTTCACTGCCGATGACGATCAGCAGGCCATGATGATGATTCGCGAATTGCTAAGTTTTCTTCCTTCCAATAATATGGAGGACCCACCCGTAAAACCTTGTACCGATTCTTCCCACAGGCAGGACGAGAAGCTTACGAACCTTGTTCCGGAAGATCCCAACAAGCCTTACGATATGAAAGAAATCATTACCACAGTGGTTGATGATAACAATTTCTTCGAAGTGCAGCAACACTTTGCCCAGAATATGATCATTGGCTTTGCACGCCTAAATGGGAAACCTGTTGGAATTGTTGCCAATCAGCCTGCCATGCTTGCCGGAGTAATTGACATCAATGCTTCCTTGAAGGCTGCACGATTTGTAAGGTTTTGTGACTCTTTCAATATCCCGATTGTCACCTTCGAGGACGTCCCCGGATTTTTACCCGGTACTGATCAGGAATATGGGGGAATAATAAAACACGGAGCGAAAATGCTTTATGCCTATGCCGAAGCCACGGTTCCAAAAATTACCGTAATTACAAGGAAAGCCTATGGTGGTGCATATATTGTCATGTCGAGCAAACACCTGGGCGGGGATGTAAATTACAGCTATCCAACCGGTGAGATCGCGGTAATGGGACCAGAGGGGGCAGCAAGCATTCTTTACAGGGATAAACTGGATGAAATCCAGAGGACCCAGGCAGTGGCCGATTATAAATCAGCCTTCTGCACCCCGTTTAAAGCCGCTGGACTGGGTTATATTGACGAGATCATCCATCCCAGGCAAACCAGGCTCAAGTTGATCCAGGCCCTCGAAATGTGCGAGAACAAGCGCGAAACTGCCCCTGCGAAAAAACACGGGAATATCCCCCTTTAA
- a CDS encoding class I SAM-dependent methyltransferase, with translation MDIFGKAFKDFLDGDTKALIKVYLDVSEPDDLPVAYFFRTYEDMPVWEQIALDACRGKVLDAGAGAGAHALALQERGMEVVALDISPGAVEMMKVRGVKNALCQDFFHFKEKGFDSLLFLMNGAGMAANLEGLQRLFRHARKWMNPGGQILVESTDLIYLFEEEDGGYCIPMGDHYYGEVVYQLEYKGRKGKPFPWLFVDPDNLTHAAQKEGFSVEFLFLGEDRNYLARLVLENPV, from the coding sequence TTGGATATATTTGGCAAGGCTTTTAAGGATTTTCTAGATGGTGACACCAAAGCCCTAATAAAGGTTTATTTGGATGTTTCGGAGCCGGATGACCTGCCGGTGGCTTATTTTTTCAGGACCTATGAAGATATGCCTGTTTGGGAGCAGATCGCCCTGGATGCCTGCCGTGGAAAGGTTTTAGATGCCGGGGCTGGAGCAGGGGCGCATGCATTGGCCCTGCAGGAGAGGGGAATGGAAGTGGTGGCCCTTGATATCTCTCCCGGGGCCGTCGAGATGATGAAGGTCAGGGGCGTCAAAAACGCCCTATGCCAGGACTTCTTCCATTTTAAAGAAAAAGGTTTTGATTCCTTGCTTTTCTTGATGAATGGCGCTGGAATGGCGGCCAACCTGGAAGGATTGCAGCGGCTGTTTCGCCACGCTCGTAAGTGGATGAACCCCGGAGGTCAAATCCTTGTAGAATCTACTGACCTTATCTATCTTTTTGAAGAGGAAGACGGGGGTTATTGTATCCCTATGGGTGACCACTATTACGGGGAGGTTGTTTACCAGCTGGAATACAAGGGCAGGAAAGGGAAACCTTTTCCATGGTTGTTTGTTGACCCGGATAACCTGACGCATGCGGCCCAAAAAGAAGGTTTCTCCGTTGAGTTCCTTTTCCTTGGAGAAGACCGCAATTATTTAGCCAGACTTGTTCTGGAAAATCCGGTGTAA